In Mycolicibacterium phocaicum, one DNA window encodes the following:
- a CDS encoding DUF3817 domain-containing protein codes for MTESQPTTLSKDTIRKALTAYRVMAWATGLWLIALCYELVAHYIFNDASLNWIGIVHGWVYFAYLLCTFNLAVKVRWPLGQTIGVLFAGTVPLVGIIVEHFRTEDVKKRFDLA; via the coding sequence ATGACCGAGTCGCAGCCGACCACCCTGTCGAAAGACACCATCCGCAAGGCACTGACCGCCTACCGCGTGATGGCCTGGGCGACCGGTCTCTGGCTCATCGCCCTCTGCTACGAACTGGTCGCGCACTACATCTTCAACGACGCCAGCTTGAACTGGATCGGCATCGTCCACGGCTGGGTCTACTTCGCCTACCTGCTCTGCACGTTCAACCTGGCGGTCAAGGTCCGCTGGCCGCTCGGCCAGACCATCGGTGTCCTGTTCGCCGGCACCGTCCCGCTGGTCGGCATCATCGTCGAGCACTTCCGCACCGAAGATGTGAAGAAGCGCTTCGACCTCGCCTGA
- a CDS encoding endonuclease domain-containing protein — translation MHQDVYVPRGTRPNAIIRAKAAWLRSRRTGVLAGFSAAALHGARYIDSALPANIIHSNRRPARGIVVWADTLDGDEVCTIGEMRLTTPLRTAVDLARRCREDVAVAAIDALAHAARLTVADMQAAIERRPGQRGLKQARLTIGLVDPGADSPGETRLRLLIVKAGFPQPVSQHPIYNEFGVLIGVVDLAWPGLKVAVEYEGRHHMDPDQVRKDIARIEEMIEMGWLVIRVTSRDPSGVVLRRIASARASRGAVEGVTIRLSRDLSDAVWPNGLLAS, via the coding sequence GTGCATCAAGACGTGTATGTGCCCCGGGGTACTCGCCCGAACGCGATCATTCGCGCGAAAGCGGCATGGCTGCGTTCCCGACGCACGGGTGTGCTCGCAGGCTTCTCGGCAGCCGCGCTCCACGGGGCTCGGTACATCGATTCGGCGTTGCCGGCCAACATCATTCACAGTAATCGCCGGCCCGCGCGCGGCATTGTGGTGTGGGCGGACACTTTGGATGGTGACGAGGTGTGCACGATCGGCGAGATGCGACTGACCACTCCATTGCGCACGGCCGTCGATCTGGCCCGCAGGTGCCGAGAAGACGTCGCGGTCGCCGCCATCGACGCGCTGGCACACGCGGCGCGCTTGACCGTCGCAGACATGCAGGCCGCGATCGAACGCCGTCCTGGGCAGCGAGGACTGAAACAAGCCAGGTTGACGATTGGGCTGGTCGATCCTGGCGCCGATTCGCCGGGTGAGACGCGGTTGCGGCTATTGATCGTGAAAGCGGGCTTCCCTCAGCCGGTAAGCCAGCACCCCATCTACAACGAATTCGGTGTGCTGATCGGCGTGGTTGATCTCGCTTGGCCGGGGCTGAAGGTCGCGGTCGAGTACGAGGGGCGGCACCACATGGACCCCGACCAGGTTCGCAAGGACATTGCGCGGATCGAAGAGATGATCGAGATGGGTTGGCTGGTCATTCGAGTTACCTCGCGCGATCCCAGCGGCGTCGTGCTGCGCAGGATCGCGTCTGCGAGGGCATCCCGTGGTGCGGTCGAGGGCGTGACGATCCGTCTCTCGCGCGACCTGAGTGACGCGGTATGGCCCAATGGGCTGCTGGCCTCGTGA
- a CDS encoding haloalkane dehalogenase translates to MTATTTEIFRTPDERFANLPGYDFAPNYVDIDGLRLHYLDEGPRDGKPIVCFHGEPTWAFLYRKMIVPLVEAGHRVIVPDYAGFGRSDKPTDRRWYSYDRHVDLVTRLLGGLDLQDATAIVQDWGGPIGLRWATENADQVGALAIFNTGLFTGRVSKGFMAWRDFAEANPDLPVGFVIQGATTTELSPEVVAAYDAPFPTAESKAGAAQFPLLVPITDDAPGATEMRAVTDVLSRWEKPTLVAFSDQDPVFPYPRAGEAFVDLIPTVTEQVRIEGASHFLQEDRGEQLAAEVLKHLG, encoded by the coding sequence ATGACTGCCACCACCACTGAGATTTTCCGCACCCCGGACGAGCGCTTCGCGAATCTGCCGGGTTATGACTTCGCCCCCAACTACGTCGATATCGACGGGTTGCGGCTGCACTACCTCGACGAGGGCCCGCGCGACGGCAAGCCCATCGTGTGTTTCCACGGCGAGCCGACGTGGGCGTTCCTGTACCGCAAGATGATCGTCCCGTTGGTCGAGGCCGGGCACCGCGTGATCGTGCCGGACTATGCGGGCTTCGGCCGCTCGGACAAGCCCACCGACCGGCGCTGGTACAGCTACGACCGGCACGTCGACCTCGTCACCCGACTGCTGGGCGGCTTGGATCTGCAGGACGCCACCGCCATCGTGCAGGACTGGGGTGGGCCGATCGGCTTGCGCTGGGCCACGGAGAATGCGGATCAGGTTGGCGCACTGGCGATTTTCAACACCGGGCTGTTCACCGGCCGGGTGTCCAAGGGCTTCATGGCGTGGCGTGATTTCGCGGAGGCCAACCCCGACCTACCCGTCGGCTTCGTGATCCAGGGCGCGACGACGACCGAGCTGTCGCCCGAGGTCGTCGCCGCCTACGACGCGCCGTTCCCGACCGCGGAGTCCAAGGCCGGCGCCGCACAGTTCCCGCTGTTGGTTCCGATCACCGACGACGCCCCGGGTGCAACGGAAATGCGCGCGGTCACCGACGTGCTATCGCGCTGGGAGAAGCCCACGCTCGTCGCGTTCTCCGACCAGGACCCCGTGTTCCCGTACCCGCGCGCGGGTGAGGCCTTCGTCGACCTGATCCCGACCGTCACCGAGCAGGTACGGATCGAAGGCGCGTCGCACTTCTTGCAGGAGGACAGGGGAGAGCAGCTGGCAGCCGAGGTCCTCAAGCACCTGGGCTGA
- a CDS encoding TetR/AcrR family transcriptional regulator: protein MPRSSDARERLVSTAARLFLERSYQAVGVEELCRATDIKKGSFYHYFPSKSELGKAVIDLHAKAFQRQLTGSPTATPAEKLHAVPDAIGTIQSTLEAQFGRAVGCPFGNFAAELSTTDDDLRKHLARTLAAMQHHMALICQEALADGTLRPGTDPEQLAHALLAQYQGIILLAKLNDSGVAHLAPALHDFLDGYLTDATSRQPGRVPSPE, encoded by the coding sequence GTGCCCCGAAGTTCAGACGCCCGCGAACGCCTGGTCTCCACCGCAGCCCGGCTCTTCCTCGAACGCAGCTACCAAGCCGTCGGAGTCGAGGAGCTCTGCCGCGCGACCGACATCAAGAAGGGCAGCTTCTACCACTACTTCCCGTCGAAATCAGAACTCGGCAAGGCCGTTATCGACTTGCACGCCAAGGCGTTTCAGCGTCAGCTGACCGGCTCCCCCACTGCTACACCGGCCGAAAAACTGCACGCGGTTCCCGATGCCATCGGCACCATCCAGTCCACCCTCGAAGCCCAATTCGGGCGCGCGGTGGGCTGCCCCTTCGGCAACTTCGCCGCCGAACTCTCCACCACCGACGACGATCTGCGCAAACACCTCGCACGCACCCTCGCCGCCATGCAGCACCACATGGCGCTCATCTGCCAGGAAGCCCTGGCCGACGGAACCCTGCGCCCGGGCACCGATCCCGAACAGCTCGCCCACGCGCTACTGGCGCAATATCAGGGCATCATCCTGCTGGCCAAGCTCAACGATTCCGGCGTCGCGCACCTCGCGCCAGCGCTGCACGATTTCCTCGACGGCTACCTGACCGACGCAACATCACGGCAACCAGGTCGCGTGCCGTCACCCGAATAA
- the rdgB gene encoding RdgB/HAM1 family non-canonical purine NTP pyrophosphatase, with product MVPELLVASRNAKKLLELQRVLDAAGVVGLTLLSLADVPEYPEAPETGATFEENALAKASDGFKATGIPCVADDSGVSVDALNGMPGVLSARWAGRHGDDQANLSLLLGQLEDVPDSRRGAAFVSCCALVSAAGSVVVRGEWPGVIAREPRGSGGFGYDPVFVPAGGSRSAAELSAAEKDAASHRGRALAQLVPALRELAGS from the coding sequence TTGGTGCCTGAGCTGCTCGTCGCTTCGCGCAATGCGAAGAAGCTTCTGGAGTTGCAGCGGGTGTTGGACGCTGCCGGGGTCGTCGGCCTGACGTTGTTGTCGTTGGCTGACGTGCCCGAGTATCCGGAGGCGCCCGAGACTGGGGCGACGTTTGAAGAGAACGCGTTGGCCAAGGCTAGTGACGGGTTTAAGGCCACCGGAATCCCTTGTGTCGCAGATGATTCCGGGGTGTCGGTCGACGCGTTGAACGGCATGCCGGGCGTGCTGTCAGCCCGGTGGGCTGGGCGGCACGGGGATGATCAGGCGAACTTGTCGCTGCTGTTGGGCCAGCTCGAGGATGTGCCGGATTCGCGTCGCGGGGCGGCGTTCGTGTCGTGCTGCGCGTTGGTGTCGGCTGCGGGTTCTGTTGTGGTGCGCGGAGAGTGGCCCGGTGTCATTGCACGGGAGCCGCGAGGTTCGGGTGGATTTGGGTATGACCCAGTGTTCGTCCCTGCCGGCGGTTCTCGGTCTGCTGCTGAGCTGAGTGCGGCTGAGAAGGACGCAGCGTCGCACCGCGGGCGGGCGTTGGCGCAGCTGGTGCCGGCGCTGCGGGAGTTGGCTGGTTCCTGA
- the rph gene encoding ribonuclease PH, giving the protein MSRREDGRLDDELRPVKITRGFTKHPAGSVLVEFGETRVMCTASVSEGVPRWRKGSGLGWLTAEYAMLPAATHDRSDRESVKGRVGGRTQEISRLIGRSLRACIDLSALGENTIAIDCDVLQADGGTRTAAITGAYVALSDAVTYLAAAGRLKDPRPLSCAIAAVSVGVVDGRVRTDLPYTEDSRAEVDMNVVATDTGTLVEVQGTGEGATFPRSTLDKLLDAALAACDQLFALQREALELPYPGVLPESATPAKKAFGA; this is encoded by the coding sequence GTGTCCAGACGTGAAGACGGTCGCCTTGACGACGAGCTCCGCCCGGTAAAGATCACCCGAGGATTCACCAAGCACCCGGCAGGGTCGGTATTGGTGGAGTTCGGCGAGACGCGGGTCATGTGCACGGCCTCGGTCTCCGAGGGCGTGCCGCGCTGGCGCAAGGGTTCCGGATTGGGCTGGCTGACCGCTGAATACGCGATGCTGCCGGCCGCGACGCATGACCGCTCTGATCGTGAGTCGGTGAAGGGCCGCGTCGGCGGGCGGACCCAGGAGATCAGCCGGTTGATCGGCCGCTCGCTGCGCGCGTGCATCGACCTCAGCGCGCTGGGTGAGAACACCATCGCCATCGACTGCGATGTGCTGCAGGCCGACGGCGGTACCCGCACCGCGGCGATCACGGGCGCGTATGTGGCGTTGTCCGACGCCGTCACCTACCTCGCTGCCGCCGGACGGTTGAAGGATCCGCGGCCGCTGTCGTGCGCCATCGCCGCCGTGTCGGTCGGTGTGGTCGACGGCCGGGTCCGCACGGACCTGCCCTACACCGAGGACTCGCGCGCCGAGGTCGACATGAATGTTGTCGCCACCGACACCGGGACTTTGGTCGAGGTGCAGGGCACCGGCGAGGGCGCGACGTTCCCGCGCTCGACGCTGGACAAGCTTTTGGACGCGGCTTTGGCTGCCTGCGATCAGTTGTTCGCATTGCAGCGCGAGGCTTTGGAGCTGCCGTACCCGGGCGTGCTGCCGGAGTCTGCTACGCCGGCCAAGAAGGCGTTTGGTGCCTGA
- a CDS encoding cyclic nucleotide-degrading phosphodiesterase has product MRLTILGCSGSVGGPDSPASGYLLTAPDTTPMVIDFGGGVLGALQRHADPGAVNILLSHLHADHCLDLPGLFVWRRYHPNPPVGRALMFGPAATWHRLGAASSPEGGEIDDITDIFDIKVWVDGQDVEIGALTVTPRLVCHPTESYGMRFTDPSGATLVYSADTGYCDALIDLARGADVFLCEASWTDSPDRPPKLHLSGAEAGRAAREAGVKELLLTHIPPWTSREDVISEAKAEFDGPVHGVVCNESFDITRR; this is encoded by the coding sequence GTGCGCCTCACCATTCTCGGTTGCTCCGGCAGCGTGGGTGGGCCGGATTCTCCGGCCTCGGGCTATCTGCTGACCGCTCCGGACACCACACCGATGGTTATCGACTTCGGTGGCGGGGTACTCGGCGCATTGCAGCGGCATGCTGATCCGGGCGCCGTAAATATATTGCTGTCACATCTGCATGCCGACCATTGTTTGGACTTGCCCGGGCTGTTTGTCTGGCGGCGGTACCACCCGAATCCTCCGGTCGGTCGCGCGTTGATGTTCGGTCCGGCGGCCACCTGGCACCGGCTCGGCGCGGCGTCGTCGCCTGAGGGCGGCGAGATCGACGACATCACCGACATCTTCGACATCAAGGTCTGGGTTGACGGTCAGGACGTCGAGATCGGCGCGCTGACCGTGACGCCGCGACTGGTGTGTCACCCGACCGAGTCGTACGGCATGCGGTTCACCGATCCGTCCGGCGCGACGCTCGTCTACTCGGCTGACACCGGCTATTGCGACGCGTTGATCGATCTCGCTCGCGGTGCCGACGTGTTCCTGTGCGAGGCGTCGTGGACCGACTCGCCGGACCGTCCGCCGAAGCTGCACCTGTCCGGTGCCGAGGCCGGCCGCGCCGCCCGCGAGGCCGGGGTGAAGGAACTGCTGCTGACGCACATCCCGCCGTGGACGTCCCGTGAGGATGTCATCAGCGAGGCCAAGGCCGAGTTCGACGGACCCGTGCACGGCGTCGTGTGCAACGAGTCGTTCGACATCACCCGCCGGTAA
- a CDS encoding rhomboid family intramembrane serine protease yields the protein MSYELSTTPPKPKPPATWKVGGVTIVSFVALLWLIEGWDALHNQELNQDGIRPLETDGLWGILWAPLLHADWAHLIANTGPALVLGFLVTLAGMGRFLAATLIIWILGGFGTWLIGNIGAPRGVESVHIGASGLIFGWLTFLIVFGFFTRHAWQIVVGIVVLFVYGGVLWGALPGTFGVSWQGHLCGGIAGVLAAYLLSSPEREARDRRKGSALPSFPT from the coding sequence ATGAGCTACGAGTTGTCGACGACTCCGCCGAAGCCGAAGCCGCCTGCGACGTGGAAGGTCGGCGGCGTCACGATCGTCAGCTTCGTCGCCCTGCTGTGGCTCATCGAAGGCTGGGATGCGCTGCACAACCAGGAGCTCAATCAGGACGGCATCCGGCCGCTGGAGACCGATGGGCTCTGGGGCATCTTGTGGGCGCCGCTGCTGCACGCCGATTGGGCGCACCTGATCGCGAACACCGGCCCGGCCCTCGTGCTCGGGTTCCTGGTGACGCTCGCCGGGATGGGGCGCTTCCTCGCGGCCACTCTGATCATCTGGATTCTTGGTGGCTTCGGGACGTGGCTCATCGGGAACATCGGCGCGCCGCGCGGCGTGGAGTCCGTGCACATCGGGGCGTCTGGCCTGATCTTCGGTTGGCTGACGTTCCTCATCGTGTTCGGGTTCTTCACTCGCCACGCCTGGCAGATTGTCGTCGGCATCGTCGTGCTGTTTGTCTACGGCGGTGTGCTGTGGGGCGCGCTGCCGGGCACATTCGGCGTGTCGTGGCAGGGCCATCTGTGCGGTGGCATCGCCGGCGTGCTTGCTGCGTATTTGCTGAGCAGTCCGGAAAGGGAAGCGCGCGATCGGCGTAAAGGTTCAGCACTGCCGTCGTTTCCGACCTAA
- a CDS encoding P1 family peptidase: protein MTGSITDVAGILVGNHHRIEDATLGSGWATGTTVVLAPPGTIGAVDVRGGAPGTRETDLLDPSNSVQHVDAIVLTGGSAYGLAAADGVMTWLEEHDRGVKMPGGRVPIVPGAVIFDLPVGAWANRPTAEFGYQAVDHAGTKVPTGNVGAGAGARAGALKGGLGTASVTLDNGVTVGALVIVNAAGHVVDPQTGLPWSADQIARFGLQAPPVEQLEAYRTRVQDPKPLNTTIAVVATDAALSPAGCKKVAVAAHNGLAHTIRPAHTAVDGDTVFALATGQVHIEPDPATPEQMNPETRLISEIGAAAADALATAVMVGVLAAESIADIPTYRDLLPGAFA from the coding sequence GTGACGGGCTCCATCACCGACGTCGCCGGCATCCTGGTCGGCAATCACCACCGCATCGAAGACGCAACCCTGGGCAGCGGCTGGGCCACCGGCACCACCGTCGTCCTGGCTCCGCCCGGGACCATCGGCGCGGTCGACGTCCGCGGGGGAGCGCCCGGCACCCGTGAGACCGACCTGCTCGACCCATCCAACAGCGTGCAGCACGTCGACGCGATCGTCCTCACCGGCGGTAGCGCGTACGGCCTCGCCGCGGCCGACGGCGTCATGACCTGGCTGGAGGAACACGACCGCGGCGTGAAGATGCCCGGCGGACGGGTGCCGATCGTTCCCGGTGCGGTGATCTTCGATCTGCCGGTGGGCGCATGGGCCAACCGGCCGACGGCCGAGTTCGGCTACCAGGCCGTCGACCATGCCGGCACCAAGGTGCCGACCGGCAACGTCGGCGCGGGCGCCGGTGCGCGGGCCGGCGCGCTCAAGGGCGGGCTCGGGACGGCGTCGGTGACGCTCGACAACGGCGTCACCGTCGGCGCGCTCGTCATCGTCAACGCGGCCGGCCACGTCGTCGACCCGCAGACCGGGCTGCCGTGGTCGGCCGACCAGATCGCCCGGTTCGGGCTGCAGGCGCCGCCGGTCGAACAGCTCGAGGCCTACCGCACCCGCGTGCAGGACCCGAAGCCGCTCAACACGACCATCGCCGTCGTCGCGACCGACGCCGCGCTCAGCCCGGCCGGCTGTAAGAAGGTGGCCGTCGCCGCGCACAACGGGCTGGCCCACACCATCCGTCCGGCGCACACCGCCGTCGACGGCGACACCGTCTTCGCGCTCGCGACCGGACAGGTTCACATCGAGCCGGATCCCGCGACGCCCGAGCAGATGAACCCCGAGACGCGGCTCATCTCCGAGATCGGCGCGGCCGCGGCCGACGCGCTCGCCACCGCTGTGATGGTCGGGGTGCTGGCCGCCGAGTCGATAGCCGACATTCCGACCTATCGCGACCTGCTGCCGGGAGCCTTCGCCTGA
- the aosR gene encoding oxidative stress transcriptional regulator AosR, whose product MRKWKRVNTSSGVRIKSGLEAHEVTMLRNLVGSLIEMLDDRESASPRDELAELTGMKIGPSQAPDDDTMRRLLPDFYHDPATHPDGRAAGESLNGALRSLHEPTIVDAKRQAAQRLLDTLPDPAGKFELTEEQAEAWAAAINDVRLALGAMLDIGPDGPQRLSPDHPMAGHLEVYQWLTYLQEYLVLSLLDER is encoded by the coding sequence GTGCGCAAGTGGAAGCGGGTCAACACGTCGTCGGGCGTGCGTATCAAGTCCGGGCTGGAGGCGCACGAGGTCACGATGCTGCGCAACCTGGTCGGCTCGCTGATCGAGATGCTCGACGATCGCGAATCCGCCTCACCGCGTGACGAACTCGCCGAACTGACCGGCATGAAGATCGGTCCGTCGCAGGCCCCCGACGACGACACCATGCGTCGGCTGCTGCCGGACTTTTACCACGATCCAGCCACGCATCCGGACGGCCGCGCCGCCGGCGAGAGCCTCAACGGCGCCCTGCGGAGCCTGCACGAGCCGACCATCGTCGACGCCAAACGGCAAGCCGCCCAAAGGCTTCTGGACACCCTGCCGGACCCGGCCGGAAAATTCGAGCTGACCGAGGAACAGGCCGAGGCCTGGGCGGCCGCGATCAACGACGTCCGGCTGGCTCTTGGCGCCATGCTTGACATCGGACCCGATGGGCCGCAACGACTTTCACCGGACCATCCGATGGCGGGGCATCTGGAGGTGTACCAGTGGCTGACGTATCTGCAGGAGTACCTGGTGCTGAGCCTGCTGGACGAGCGGTGA
- the clpS gene encoding ATP-dependent Clp protease adapter ClpS, with the protein MVLGASSSTVVARTSPATDVDEVAALDSPWVTIVWDDPVNLMTYVTYVFQKLFGYSEVRATELMMQVHTEGKAVVSAGSRESMEVDVTKLHAAGLWATMQQDH; encoded by the coding sequence ATGGTTCTGGGTGCCAGCTCGTCGACGGTAGTCGCGCGGACAAGCCCGGCGACGGATGTCGACGAGGTGGCTGCCCTCGACAGTCCCTGGGTGACCATCGTCTGGGACGACCCGGTGAATCTGATGACCTACGTGACGTACGTTTTCCAGAAGCTGTTCGGTTACAGCGAGGTGCGCGCCACCGAGCTGATGATGCAGGTGCACACCGAGGGCAAGGCCGTCGTCTCGGCGGGCAGCCGGGAGTCGATGGAAGTCGACGTCACCAAACTGCACGCAGCCGGACTGTGGGCAACCATGCAGCAGGACCACTGA
- a CDS encoding nicotinate phosphoribosyltransferase, with the protein MTAALLTDKYELTMLAAALRDGTAHRRASFEVFARRLPFGRRYGVVAGTARFLSALADFRFDDAALASLDFLDAETLRWLADYEFRGDIDGYPEGELYFPDSPVLSIHGTFAECVILETLVLSIFNHDTAIASAAARMVSAAVGRPLIEMGSRRTHEQAAVASARAAYIAGFTGTSNLEAQRTYGVPALGTSAHAFTLVHTAASGPDEVAAFRAQVDALGVGTTLLVDTYDITQGVANAVAVAGPELGAVRIDSGDLGVMARQVRDQLDGLGATKTRIVVSGDLDEYSISGLAAAPVDVYGVGTSLVTGSGAPTASMVYKLVEVDGMPVAKRSSHKESHGGRKAALRVAKESGTIVEEVVHPADSVPSDEGRVLTVPLVRSGSVICDASLADARARVAAGLHSLPWDGLKLSRGEPAIPTRLVGA; encoded by the coding sequence GTGACCGCCGCGTTGCTGACCGACAAATACGAGCTCACCATGCTCGCTGCTGCCCTGCGCGACGGCACGGCACACCGCCGCGCGTCGTTCGAGGTGTTTGCCAGGAGGCTGCCCTTCGGACGCAGGTACGGGGTGGTCGCCGGGACGGCACGGTTCCTCTCGGCGCTCGCCGACTTCCGGTTCGACGATGCGGCGCTGGCCTCGCTGGACTTCCTGGATGCCGAGACGCTGCGCTGGCTGGCCGACTACGAGTTCCGCGGCGACATCGACGGCTACCCCGAGGGCGAGCTCTACTTTCCCGATTCACCGGTGCTCTCGATCCACGGCACCTTCGCCGAGTGCGTCATCCTCGAAACGCTCGTGCTGTCGATCTTCAATCACGACACCGCCATCGCGTCGGCTGCGGCCCGCATGGTCAGCGCCGCTGTGGGCCGGCCGCTGATCGAGATGGGCTCGCGGCGCACGCACGAGCAGGCGGCGGTCGCCTCCGCGCGGGCGGCATACATTGCCGGATTCACCGGCACCTCGAACCTGGAGGCGCAGCGGACGTACGGCGTCCCGGCGCTGGGGACCAGCGCGCACGCGTTCACCCTGGTGCACACCGCGGCGTCCGGGCCTGACGAGGTGGCCGCGTTCCGCGCGCAGGTCGACGCGTTGGGTGTCGGGACGACGCTGCTGGTGGACACCTACGACATCACCCAGGGCGTGGCCAACGCCGTCGCCGTGGCCGGACCCGAGCTCGGCGCGGTCCGCATCGACTCCGGCGACCTGGGCGTCATGGCCCGCCAGGTGCGCGACCAGCTCGACGGGTTGGGTGCGACCAAGACCCGCATCGTGGTGTCGGGCGACCTCGACGAGTACTCGATCTCCGGGCTCGCCGCCGCACCCGTCGATGTCTACGGCGTCGGCACGTCGCTGGTGACCGGATCGGGCGCACCGACCGCGTCCATGGTCTACAAACTGGTCGAGGTCGACGGCATGCCCGTCGCAAAACGCAGCAGCCACAAGGAATCTCACGGCGGCCGGAAGGCCGCACTGCGCGTGGCGAAGGAGTCGGGAACCATCGTCGAAGAGGTGGTGCACCCCGCAGACTCGGTCCCCTCGGATGAGGGCCGGGTGCTGACGGTGCCGCTGGTCCGTTCGGGTTCCGTCATCTGTGACGCATCACTGGCCGACGCCCGCGCGCGCGTCGCCGCCGGCCTGCACAGCCTGCCGTGGGACGGACTCAAGCTCTCCCGCGGTGAGCCGGCCATCCCGACCCGACTGGTGGGTGCATGA